Part of the Halobellus ruber genome is shown below.
GTCGGGTTCCGCGCTGAGGTACTGTGGATCTATGACGGGATCGTTCGTGGGATCCGCTGATCCCAACTCGACGGTCCCGACGCTCTCCGGGCGGAGTTGCGTTGATCCGATCGAGAAGCCCAGCCCCTCGGGGTTGGCGAAGCCGTGGTCCATATAGTACACTGGACAGAAGTGAAACTGGAGGTCCGGGGCCGGTTCGTTCTCGTTGACGTACGTGTAGCCTGCGCCCTCGCCGATGTTCGAGGTTGGAGCGGGGCCCGCTTCGTCGGTTCGTTCGTAGACCACGAACGTAAACAGGTGGTCCTGGAGGTTTCGGCCGACGCCCGGAAGATCAACGTGAACGTCGATGCCGTGCTCGGCGAGGTGTTCGGCCGGCCCGATCCCGGAGAGCATCAGTAACTGCGGGGAGTTATATGCCCCACCACACACGACGACTTCCCCGGCCGCATCGGGGGTGTGTTCCCCGCCCGCTTGCTCGTATGTCACCCCGACGGCCCGGTCGCCCTCGAAGCGGATCCCGGTGACATGTGCCCGCGTCTCGACGGTGAGGTTCGGCCGATCGAGGATCGGCTTGATGTACGCGGCAGCGCTGCTGCAGCGCTCACCGTCGCGCTGTGTAACGTGATACAGCCCGGCGCCCGTCTGGGACTCGCCGTTGAAATCGGGATTGCGGTCGAGACCGCAGGTCTCTGCGGCCTCGATGTACCGCTCCGTGGCCGGGTTGGGATCGACGAGATCGCTCACGACGACGGGCCCGCCGGTGCCGTGGTACTCCGACTGTCCGGTCCCTCTAAACTCCTCGGCGCGCTTGAATACGTCGAGCATTTCTTCGAACGACCAGCCGTCGTTGCCGAGGGCCGCCCAGTTGTCGTAGTCCCACGGACACCCACGGTTGTATATCTGCGCGTTCAGCGAACTCGATCCGCCCAGCGTCTTTCCCCGCGGATGGTACAGCCGCCG
Proteins encoded:
- a CDS encoding GMC family oxidoreductase; the encoded protein is MTEFDHIVVGAGSAGCAVAHRLSEDPETEVLLLEAGAPDEEYQEEIYTPSMFPHLFKSDADWEYYTEPQSELNDRRLYHPRGKTLGGSSSLNAQIYNRGCPWDYDNWAALGNDGWSFEEMLDVFKRAEEFRGTGQSEYHGTGGPVVVSDLVDPNPATERYIEAAETCGLDRNPDFNGESQTGAGLYHVTQRDGERCSSAAAYIKPILDRPNLTVETRAHVTGIRFEGDRAVGVTYEQAGGEHTPDAAGEVVVCGGAYNSPQLLMLSGIGPAEHLAEHGIDVHVDLPGVGRNLQDHLFTFVVYERTDEAGPAPTSNIGEGAGYTYVNENEPAPDLQFHFCPVYYMDHGFANPEGLGFSIGSTQLRPESVGTVELGSADPTNDPVIDPQYLSAEPDLRVLREGIKKAREIAQAEPLDGIRGREIWPGADVRTDAEIEEHVRETCHTVYHPVGTCKMGPAGDEMAVVDPRLRVRGVDGLRVADTSIMPKITSGNTHAPAVAIGERAADLITQGVLAEA